GGGCTTTGAACTTGGAGCCTGGAGGAGGTTTCATGAGTCTGTGTGagtcaaaacgacgtcgttagTTTCTGCAAAACCTCTCCTTGTTCCCGGATCCCACCCCTCCCTGTCTGACGAAATTTAGGGGAAAGGGGGAAAGGGTTGTAGAATTGCTGCCTCTGTCGACAAGTTGGTGGAGGTTTCTACgagaagaatgaagatattTATAGTTATTCCCAACCTCTTCTTGATTTTGGGAGTGTTATTTATATCTCAGATAGGTAGATCAGCATCAAAATCTCTGCTTTCCACAAACCCATTTCTGGGAATTGCTCCTCAAGGTTATCCTCTTTTCTCCGTTCTCTTTCTGTTTCGTTGAAgatttttgcttgttttttgaTTAGTCATGGTGGGGATGTGATGTTTTTGGAATACCCAGATGAGAACTACTACAAGACTTCATCAGAGATATTCAAATGCAAAGATGGATCAAAGAAATTGAACAGAGCACAGGTCAATGACGACTTCTGCGATTGCCCTGATGCCTCCGATGAGCCTGGTCTTTCCTCTTTTTGACCTTTTCTTTTGCTCAACTtcgtatttattttattttccatcaaGTGGGTATTTTTGTTGCTTTCTGATATTTTGTTTCGGTTATCTGTTATATAATGGGCTATGGTTTGTTTAATCCGGCCAATACTTTGTTAATAGTACTAGCTTTTCCTATTTCCTTTAGTTCCAACCATAATGTCTTAAGATTCTTAATTTGGAAGGTGGGGATGGTCTAATTACATTCCTGCATTATAAAGTTGGTTTCTTTTGAGTTCAAAGTAACAGGATTTGCAGTTGTTTTGATCTTTGATCCTACATAGAATTCTCTTCATATGTTGGCAAATTACCTTGTGGGTTGTAGGAACTTCGGCATGCCCGGGTGGAAAATTCTATTGTCGGAATGCAGGACATGTTCCTCTGTTGTTATTTTCCTCTAGAGTGAACGATGGTATCTGCGGTAAGTGTGCTTTTAGGAAATAGCTTGTGATGGAGTTAACTTTACAGACACTGAAAATGCCTTTTTATAAATGGACTTGTTTCCATTAATGGTCCTTTGTTGGTCAGGTAAAACCATTTACCATAAATCGCCTTCTCCTGTTGTGAAGTTCTAAAATCGTGCCTGATTGATGAAGGCTTGATAGCCTCTTGTCATTTCTTCACCATCATATTGGTAGTTgtatatttactttattttccttttcaccTGCTCACAATGACCAGATTGCTGCGATGGGAGTGATGAGTATGATGATAAAGTAAAATGTCCAAACACATGTTGGGAGGCTGGAAAAGTGGCCAGAGATAAGTTAAAGAAAAAGATTGTAACATATAAAGAAGGAGTCACTCTACGGAAGCAACAGATTGAGCAAGCAAAACTGGCAATAGCTAAAGAGGAGGAAGAATTATCAAAGCTAAAAAGTgaagagaaaatattgaaagggCTTGTTCAGCAGCTCAAGGGTATGCTTCTGTCCttgttgtttcctatcattGTGTACTGTGCTTTCATTCAATTAAATTCAGTCGTAATTGTCATGATTACTATCCAGTTTATGTCCCAATTATTTGTGTTGGAGTATATAAATTCTCTTCCAGCATTCTATATGTATTTGAAAATCccaattaagtatatttgagagATATATGTGTGGTGCTGAAGGGAAAACACAGCAAAGTAATAATATATTGAAACTTTATTCTATTTATGACCTTTTTCAAGAGGTCCACAATCAGTTGTAATCTACTTCATGAATGGGCCTAATCTGTTGCATATGAAATGGTGAAACCCCATGGCATATGGGTGCCACCCTGTATCCCTGTGTACTTAGGATGCACCCTCTTTTCCTAGGTTTAATTCTTTATAGGATTTTCTGAAATACTTAGCTTTTCAGATCAAAAGAACTTCATTTGGCCCTAGTACTTTTATCTTTGccttgttttttcataaaaagtcTCAAGAAAAAGAAGTCCCCACTCGTATTTTAAGAGACAAAATGAGCAAGGAAGATGTTGATGAGTGAGTGATgtgcacctttttttttttgataggtaaaagtaattgtattaaaaagaaaagtatacatgatgtatacaaggaataaaaaacaaaaatgcacGGACACACAAAAGCAACCGCACTTTACGGAGCTCCtaaccaatctataaaatcaagCATCGATAAGGAGCCATCCCCAATATACAATCTTATCCAATCCCAAAATAGAtgcaaaaaagaattttttaaagaatgatTTGAACATTCACAATTCTCAAAGgctttcctatttctttccctccAAATAGACCAAAAAAGGCATAATGGAGCAACCTTCCGAGCCTTTATCCTTTTTCTACCAACAGGAAAGCTTCCCCAACCCAAGAGAAAACCTCTCATCaaagagtgcatcacccattgtacaccaaataaaacaaaaataagctGCCACAAAATACAAGCTTTCAGgcaatgaagaagaatatgaaCACTCGTTTTTTTATACCTCTTTGCACATGTAGCATCTGTTAGGCATCTTCCATCTGCTCTTTTTGAACTGATCTAGAGTCAAAATCTTGGCCCAagttgcctcccaagcaaagaagatTACTCTAGTAGGGGCTGAGGAGTTCCAGACTATACTGTGAGGGAAAGGATCCACTCCCCTATGAGCCAAGGAGGAGTAGAAGGACCTAACAGAAAAATACCACTCTTTGTGTCAACCCACTCCACTGAATCCTCAGTCTACCTCCTCCTGCTCCCAATCATTCAGTTGTCTAATAAACTTAGGATTCCAGCTACCACCATCCCAAGCATCTGCCAGCCGAGCATCTTTAGAGGAAGCTATAGAAAAAGGTTCGAGAAAACATCCCTCAACGACAcatccccacaccatctatccttcCAGAACTTTAACCTGTTTCCGGAACCAACCTTGAAACGCATTCTAACTTTGAGATCCTCCCAATCATTTCTGAttgccttccaaacccccactccataATTCTCTCTCACCCCATTCGTGCACCAACCCTCATCTTCTTGCCCATTCTTGCCAACAATTATCCGTTTCCAAAGAGTGAGTGATATGCACCTATACAGACTGATGCTACAAAGACAATtctgaaaataataaaacaatagtGGTCAGTTTGTTAAATGGAAGACATTTTTTGACTCActattcaaaacttttatttgtaTACCATTATCTATTCTTATCCCATCTTTTTAAGAATGCCTGTCTATGAAGGGTCAAAATAGTTAGGCTTTGGAGTCACTTGGAGGCTCttgggattttctttttctctttttcttcatttcttaaatTCTTGTTTATTAGTCTGGTTCCTTAGTTTATCTTTGGTGTATATGCTTGTATGTACATGGATTGTGCTCTTGTTTTCCTTGattatatatacaaaatttttatGTATTCAGTAAATAAAGGgtcaaaattgataaaatttgtTCATCTGTGACAATGTGCCTGATGTTTTAATACACATAAATGTCATCTCCATCCTCATTTTCCTTGATAGACATCATGATTCTTAGATTCATATTTATGTTGGAAGGTTACAACGAGATAATTAAGCTCGTTGATACTTAATGTCACATGACTgtccttttgtttttccatgTAGACCGTAAAGAACAgatagagaaggcagaggagaAAGAGCGCCTacagaaagaagaagaagagaagaagcgGAGAGAAGCTGAGGAGGAAGCTAATAAAGAGAAAAGCAAAGCTGAGAAGGAAGCTAATCAGGAGAAAAATGAAGTTAAGGAGCAAGTTGGCAGTGAAGAAGAACCTATGGAAAGTACCCATGataaaattggagttttggatcAGGTTAGAGGGCTTGTTGTTTGCCTTTCATGTTCAGTTATTGCAATCCTTGAATTCAGACAGACATGTACTCACTCacatatgatatatattattttgctgttttcattcctttttttatgttaaacattttgaatattaaaacaGCCTGAATGTGGTAATTGGCAGTCAAATAACACCATATCACCTTATCAAACGGGGAAAAAACACCAAATTCTGTAGTGTTTTTGCTTTGCTCATTGCATGTTGTGAAACTAATTCTCTGTTTGCTTGTAAGCGTGGTGTACATATATGCTATATCTCAATGTTATTCATGCTTATAACAAGTTCAAGTCCAATATGTGGATACATTTAGTGTGCGTGTGTGCCTATATGTATATCTTCAGTTACTCATGGTACCTCTTCTTTTTTACTGCAAagcaatgtttttttttccccctagtTCTCACAATCACAGATATTTAATAGGATGTAGAAGAGGACAAAAGCAACTCAGTAGCTGAAGTTGAGCATACTGATAAATCTGAAAATGTATCTCCAACTGATGGAATTGAGCAGGTGATTGACGAATTTGTCcatctatttgtttattttccacAATCAAAGTTCCACCGAAGGGGTGCTTCCATAGGTTTAACAAAGTTCTTGAACTCATATATGCATTCCCATCTTGATATAGCATGCAGCAGAAGGCAAGGAAGAGTCCCCAGTCGTACATGAAACTGAACTTCATGCTGGAAATGAGGTGTCTCCAACTTCCGATCAAGCTACAAAACCGGTAATTTTCTCTATCTAGTATCAATTGTGTttataatttggaaattcatttcCTATCCATGACATAGTTAACTTGTAAAACGTATTGtgtatcatttttatatttttctgtATCGTGTATcgtattatattttttttatatagtgaaaaaaatagaaaaaatatgtatatgctATTGAAAGTACAAAGTATAGAGTAATATATAaccaattttatgaaagatagTAGGATTTTAAGAGTTaactatatcatatcatatgaatATATTGAATGTTAAAGTTTTGACAAATTCAAATTagcaaaatatgattttaatatatagattcaTCACataatccacaaaaataaacttctttatttttttctatgatttttagttccaaattctaaCTAGACATATGTACTTATTTTGTTGTCAATCAATATTTATGTCTTTATGCGTCATCTTCAAAGTTGCAGCTTTTCAGGTTTGTCATCATTCCTTTTccaccaaaaaagaaataaaaaaaagctaatatattaatgttttattcactaatcactatcattttcattgtcaacattcaaatgaaaattctctaatattcattgtaaaaataaacttacttGACTTTTAATATAGcatttgacaacaaaaatttagcttttcatataagattgttttccctatttttcctttttatgatcaattttttttaatcttttagtatattttaaacaattaaaataatacattcttttaataaaaaaaataatttgattttttcaaaaaatcatagaaaatagtTAAAGATGTATGAATTGTTGTATCGTAATATCACATATCATGTTGTGTATCAGAATATCACATATCGTATCATGTATCGTAAGATACGCTTTAAAGTAAGATACGGATAGCAATATGTatcaatttccataaaaaatgtattGTATCATTGTAttgtaagtttttaacaactataGTCTGCGTATTTCCTCACTTATTTCAATTCTTCAACGCCAGCATGCTACATCTATTTTATCAATGATATTTACTTGTGGAATGAATCTCCAGAGAAATTCTAGTCTGTTCAGTAATAATCTACAATCTAACTGATCTTTAGACTAcagatagaaaataaaaagcaaaattttaGAATGTCTTACTCTGAAAAGCTGATGTTGTGGACCCAATTCTGAGCAAGCATAAAATCTTTATCACATGTCTCAGGCGacagtattatttttttttatcagaaactcAAAAGatcttttcaattaattaaaaagatccAAAACGACGAGACATCCTTCCACAAAATACAAATTTAGATTAAAACAAGGGAATGGATACCATTACATGGTTCCATAAAGCTTAACAAACGACAGAAATTACAAAAAGTAAAACAACATTtgaaacaattaaaacaaaCATTAGATAGATTCAAAACAAGTACATAATCTCTAACAAAGGATACCAATTCCTTTGCTCCTCTTTTAACTAGCCCATCTGCCACCTGATTAGCTAAGTGAGGACATCGAATGGTGCATCCCAACTTTGTaaagatattgaaaatttgGCATAGTCACCTATCAAGTCTCCTTAAATCTCTCTCCTATTTAGTGATCCAGAGATAACAACAACAGAATCCTCCCTCCACCGCAAAATTGGCCAAGCgcaaaactttttcttttacaaggCCCTCGAGAAGCACTGCAACCTTGGCTTCAATTGCAAAACCATCACCTGTAAGTTTAGAGTTGGGCACCTCTTTTAAATGGCCTCCATATTTCCTGCATTGAATTGTAGGCAGTGATAGTAGCAATGAACATTGTTATGGTTATAACAGGTTGGAGTCCAATATGTTGATACAGCTTAGCTTTTGGAGACTCACTTGAATGTAAATCTCATTACATCAGTGATTGTAGTTATACCTGGCTATATTACTTCCTATAAATAGTACCATGGATTTATCCCTacaaaaaaagggggaaaactAAAGCAAAACAAAACCAGACAGAATAAAAAAGAAGCATTGTTATGCTATTATTATTTACACCAAGTATTTGTTTGACTTATAAATAAGgttgaaaaccaaaaaataaaaatagaagaatatcattttttttacctcCCAAGGTTGAAAATAAACTTGCATCAACTTTGGATGAAATGGTTTTGACCTGTAAGTTAAGTTCTCTAAATTTCTTGGTATGTTCAGTTGCATTCTTCATGACATTCTTTCGGTGGGTACAAGAACTAATCACTTGTCAAGggttaaacttttttttttttaatgaaagattatctatttctttttcatttttctttaaatgtaTTAACAATATACTTACACTACATAAATGGAGCCTGTGGTCAATTGTTAAACTtcatttaaaatggaaaattggtTGATAGGGGAAGAGAGTAAAAGgctaaaaggaaaacataaaaggTTTTAGTGGCAGCAACACTAAAGAGTCTCTGGTTGAAACCTTCATTAACTAAGTTTGCCTTTGTTTTATCTAACCTATATTCCCATAGTTGTCTGAATTGAAATACTACTATTGGCTCTGAAAGTTGCTTGATTATAATTAAAAGCCAAGACTGAGCTTCATGTTCATGTCCATGACacattgtttatttatttatttattttttactacaCCAACATATTATAGAACTGCAACAACTCCCCAAAGGGATACACGGCATGTTTGAAGTGCAAACCCCTCTTCACCAGCCCCTCAAGTAGGATGTATTTCCTCTTTGGACTTCCATCACGATCTCCTCTTTGGAATTTACctccaaaaggaaaaatggggaGAGCATTTGGTTTATTCTGACCatcaattgtaattttttaaccCACCTACAGATGCTCTTGCCACACCCACTATTTTTAGTGATCTGTATCAGTCAAGTATTAGATTGCAACTATATGATTATGTTGATCTGTTGTGTCTTTCAGGATCATGGTTTTTAAGTTGCAAACTGATAGGAATTGTGAACTTGCAATCttggaaaaatgaattttattagGAAATTTCAGTTTTATGTAAGTCTCACAAGTTTCTTGGCATGTCAGTTTATGATATGCTCTTTAACTTGCCTGTCAAAAagataaataacaataaaagaaatgcTGTGAACTTGCTGTCCTTTTCTGCTTCTTGATACATGCCTATCTTTAAGTTACTTTGAAGTGttgacatttattttttttgttgtttctgCAGGAGAATGATGTAGCTGAAAATACTGAGGGATTGTCAAGGGAAGAGTTGGGCCGCCTTGTTGCTTCTCGTTGGACAGGGGAAAATACTGGGCAGCACACTGAGGAAGTTGATGCTGTGAAACATGATCATCATGAAAGCCACGAAGAGACACCAGAGGACACACATGCTGAGGAATATGATGGCTATGCATCAGAAACCGATGATGACAGCCAAAAATATGACAATGATGATATGGAAGATCCGGTTGATGAAGATTTTGGAGAGGACGATCACTATGATTCGAGCCCTCCATACAAATCTGACACAGAAGATGAATCAGATTTTTCAGGTTTGTCACTGCTTCATTCcctttaatttgttgtttataTTTTGTTCTGAACTCAATCTGATATCAAGTTTGAAGCtcatattcttttaaattactttttataatcCAACTACATGTTCAGATATAACAAGCACAAGTAACCCATCGTGGTTGGAGAAGATACAACAAACAGTGCGGAACATTCTAAATGCTGTTAACTTGTTCCAGACCCCAGTAGATAAATCAGGTAGGAAACAGAGATTTATGATTTTAGTGCTTAAGGATGGAAATAAATATGTGAGGTTTGGATTATCTGTTGCATTTTGGTTTTCATAGAGGCTGCTCACATACGCAAGGAATATGACGAGTCCAGTGCCAAGTTGTCTAAGATGCAGTCTAGAATATCGAGTTTGACACAAAAGCTAAAGCATGATTTTGGTaagtatatattaaattttttttacctgtatttattatttcttggcATTTGCTTTCATGTTAGGGAGTTATTAGCTTAGCTTCCACACACTAAACTGAAATTTAATCTTACAGGGCCTGAGAAGGAATTCTATTCATTCTATGATCAATGTTTTGAGAGCAAGGAGAACAAGTATGTATAGaaactttcttattttattcttatatttttttttctttttttccttttttcatatatatatatttgtaatttttctcatttatctcCTTTTTGAACAATGAAAATTCTTGTTTCAGGTATGTATACAAATTATGCCCATTTAAACAAGCTTCCCAGGAGGAGGGCCATAGTACTACTCGTTTGGGGTATGCCTCTGACATATATCCTCCCTTGCGTTTATAGTCTCCCAGGTTCTTTCTTCATTGAAGAAATTCAATGCTATTGGTTCAGTTGGTCCTGCTGGTTTTGTACAAccgtttcttgtttttccatctGGGAGATCCTTGTCAGAAATGTACTGCAGTAGTTTATCTGTCTTCAATCGAATTGCTCATAGATCACACCCTAATAAGGATTCTAAGATTGGGTCCTCATGATGAAAGATCTCCTTGACTGATCAGACTCATCCTCATGCTTTTACATCGTTAGTCTCTCCTCTTCTTAGTTTACTGGCTGCCGAATCATGGCCAATACTACTGGATAAACTAAATATCCCATTATTCTCCTCCTGACACTATATTCtgggaatattttattttaccccTTACTAATATCTATTGTATGTTCATCGTATGAGGTGACCTGTTTTTCCTACATGTCTCTTTCTTGAAAGTTGCATGTTTTCTTTCGTCTTGATTTGCTTACTGagcattttctttccttcattatCTGCAAATAGGCGCTGGGATAAATTTGAAGATTCATACAGAACTATGCTGTTTTCAAATGGCGAAAAATGCTGGAATGGACCTGATAGGAGTTTGAAGGTAACGACCATAATGTTCTTACATTGGATCATGTATTCATTGGTTTATAATAATGGTGACACGACTGCCTTGCACCTTTAACTAGCTTTTGAACTGGTAGGTATACTATACCCCGAGTCTAGTCAGTGTGAAATGTTAAGTTTTGCAGGTATAGCCTGGTGACATCTAATGATGTTTTGGGtaatatcttttgtttttttccttgaaCTGCAAATGATTGGttgtgttttcatttgttttggaTAGTGGGAAGTCCTCTGATTCATCTAATAGTaaatgggtcatgagctaataGGCCTTTGTTTAATGGACGatctacaatttttttccccttttcccttttccctttttaacAGGTCAAGCTAAGATGTGGGCTGAAAAATGAGGTTACTGATGTTGATGAACCAAGCAGATGCGAGTAAGGCTCTATCTTTGTAACTAACCTCTTGTCAAGGCAGATACATAGTGTCTCTCTCTGACTTGTATTTTATCATGGCAGATATGTGGCATTGTTATCCACCCCAGCTCTTTGCCTAGAAGAAAAGCTGAAGGTTAGTTCTTTCTACCAAATGTTCAATTTGCTGTATCAGCTGCCTTCTATCTTCTGCACTGGATAGCCCAATGGATGTGCCAATGGTGAAATGTTGCAGGAACTACAACAGAAACTAGAGTTGATGAACCAGGAACAACCTCAGGGCCGTGATGAACTCTAATCTGTCTGGGATGGAATGGATTTACCCCATACTTTTGCTGACTGCTTAAATTGATTCATCATTGCCCATCTTGAAAGATGAAAGAGACACATATTGGCAGCCCTTCTGAGCAAGGTTGGCTGAAGAAATTTGAAGCAAAAGATTTGAAGTGGATCCTGGAATTTTAATGTTACTGGAGCTCGCTTGATATTGAGGCTTTGGAGTAGTGGTGAGAGTCAAGCTCAGCTAACCTGATCTTGATGTTCTTCACACTGTTCTAATCTTTTTGAATTGAGCTTAGAATAATAACATAGTAATCAAACAATTAAAGGGCAGAAATGTTCAATATCATGATGAATTTTTCACTTCATCCTAGGTACTTAACCAAGGGTCTATTTGGATTTGGATAGACAATTGTGAACCCAAGGTTCTTTTAATGAAAACTGCGATAATGGTTTGTTTGGTAATATTTTCGAAGTAAAATCTGAAAGAATGATTTTCTGGCAAAGATGTGTCTGACagtaggaaaatatttttgaagaacaaATTTGGAACATTGGTTTGGGGCAGTGGAAAACAAAGAATGTGGGAGGACCAAGACACAATGAGCATGCCTGCCAACGTACAACCACTAATCCCCAATTGGGTTATTTGGTTGATAGTGGctgacaaataaataaataaatagcatTAAAGATAAAGAAATAACGATATGAAAGGGATCGTGTTTGGCCCCAGGGAAAATGTCAACATAAGCCGGCAAGACGCACGAGTCTTTGAGTCTGACCCCCTTCCAACTCATATTTCATGTATGGTGAATCTGTTTTTGGATTTTCatgatattttgtttctttgattgaTGAACACGTCTCCCTTGTTGTTGGTCTGTGTGTTAGGAACTTGGGGGTCGCCCCAC
The sequence above is drawn from the Vitis riparia cultivar Riparia Gloire de Montpellier isolate 1030 chromosome 6, EGFV_Vit.rip_1.0, whole genome shotgun sequence genome and encodes:
- the LOC117916141 gene encoding glucosidase 2 subunit beta, with the protein product MKIFIVIPNLFLILGVLFISQIGRSASKSLLSTNPFLGIAPQDENYYKTSSEIFKCKDGSKKLNRAQVNDDFCDCPDASDEPGTSACPGGKFYCRNAGHVPLLLFSSRVNDGICDCCDGSDEYDDKVKCPNTCWEAGKVARDKLKKKIVTYKEGVTLRKQQIEQAKLAIAKEEEELSKLKSEEKILKGLVQQLKDRKEQIEKAEEKERLQKEEEEKKRREAEEEANKEKSKAEKEANQEKNEVKEQVGSEEEPMESTHDKIGVLDQDVEEDKSNSVAEVEHTDKSENVSPTDGIEQHAAEGKEESPVVHETELHAGNEVSPTSDQATKPENDVAENTEGLSREELGRLVASRWTGENTGQHTEEVDAVKHDHHESHEETPEDTHAEEYDGYASETDDDSQKYDNDDMEDPVDEDFGEDDHYDSSPPYKSDTEDESDFSDITSTSNPSWLEKIQQTVRNILNAVNLFQTPVDKSEAAHIRKEYDESSAKLSKMQSRISSLTQKLKHDFGPEKEFYSFYDQCFESKENKYVYKLCPFKQASQEEGHSTTRLGRWDKFEDSYRTMLFSNGEKCWNGPDRSLKVKLRCGLKNEVTDVDEPSRCEYVALLSTPALCLEEKLKELQQKLELMNQEQPQGRDEL